A section of the Clostridium sp. TW13 genome encodes:
- a CDS encoding LytTR family DNA-binding domain-containing protein, with translation MIKILTLCRDESLKQLGRIPENEEFEFINNIDNSISLPAITNWRNAILIFWDDETEKSKEKQDLSKYLNMTDTAVQVFPKKIVASRENKRFLLNIDRILYFYCDGKNIKIVIDDESTYYVDQSLNFWEKRLSKENFFRCQKGYLVNIEKVIEIVPYFNSTLALKFKAHKNIVPVGRKFVKHLKYAIGW, from the coding sequence ATGATAAAAATACTGACCTTATGTAGAGACGAATCACTGAAACAGTTGGGTAGAATTCCTGAAAATGAGGAGTTTGAGTTTATTAATAACATAGATAATTCGATATCCTTACCTGCTATAACAAATTGGAGAAATGCCATTCTTATCTTTTGGGATGATGAAACTGAAAAGAGTAAAGAAAAGCAAGACCTTTCTAAATATCTGAATATGACAGATACAGCAGTTCAAGTATTTCCTAAAAAAATAGTTGCTTCAAGAGAGAACAAAAGATTTTTATTAAATATAGATAGGATATTGTATTTTTATTGTGATGGGAAAAACATAAAAATAGTGATAGATGATGAGTCTACGTATTATGTAGATCAATCTCTTAACTTTTGGGAAAAAAGGCTTTCAAAAGAGAATTTCTTTAGATGTCAAAAGGGATACTTAGTAAATATAGAAAAAGTGATAGAGATAGTTCCTTACTTTAATTCTACATTAGCGTTAAAGTTCAAGGCGCATAAAAACATTGTGCCTGTAGGAAGGAAATTTGTAAAACATTTAAAATACGCAATAGGTTGGTAA
- the trhA gene encoding PAQR family membrane homeostasis protein TrhA, whose translation MDEKNDNFYTKGEEIANAITHGVGTALAIAALVILIIASTMRGTAWHVVSFIIYGVTQFILYLESTLYHSITNKKAKRVFRKFDHMSIFILIAGTYTPFCLTILRGAIGWTIFGIVWACAVVGIIIKSFKTGKYEKLSVALYIAMGWIIIIAILPLYRQMTWWGLTTLVLGGVAYTAGTYVFSRDDLNYNHGVWHLFVLAGSALHFVAVMSLLYI comes from the coding sequence ATGGATGAAAAAAATGATAATTTTTATACCAAAGGTGAAGAAATAGCTAATGCAATTACTCATGGTGTTGGTACGGCCCTTGCAATAGCTGCTTTAGTAATTTTAATAATAGCTTCAACTATGAGAGGAACAGCTTGGCACGTTGTTAGTTTTATTATATACGGTGTAACACAATTTATTCTTTATTTAGAATCCACCTTGTATCATAGCATTACTAATAAGAAAGCAAAGCGTGTTTTTAGAAAATTTGATCATATGTCTATTTTTATTCTTATTGCAGGAACGTATACTCCTTTTTGTTTAACTATATTAAGAGGTGCGATAGGTTGGACAATATTTGGAATCGTTTGGGCTTGTGCTGTAGTAGGTATAATAATAAAGTCTTTTAAGACAGGAAAATATGAGAAGTTATCTGTAGCACTATATATAGCTATGGGATGGATAATAATTATAGCTATATTACCCTTATATAGACAAATGACTTGGTGGGGGTTAACTACTCTTGTTTTAGGGGGAGTTGCTTATACAGCAGGTACTTATGTATTTTCTCGTGATGATTTAAACTATAATCATGGAGTTTGGCATCTATTTGTACTTGCAGGAAGTGCATTACATTTTGTAGCAGTTATGAGTTTATTATATATTTAG
- a CDS encoding (2Fe-2S)-binding protein has translation MDKSEVVCNCMNVTVQDLEDAVKNGAKSFEEVQEATQVSTGCGGCEEHAREIVNQLLGK, from the coding sequence ATGGATAAGAGTGAAGTAGTATGCAACTGCATGAACGTTACTGTACAAGATTTAGAGGATGCTGTAAAGAATGGAGCAAAATCATTTGAAGAAGTTCAAGAAGCTACTCAAGTTAGTACTGGTTGTGGTGGATGCGAAGAACATGCAAGAGAAATAGTTAATCAACTATTAGGCAAGTAA
- a CDS encoding AraC family transcriptional regulator, translating into MCNVGISIDKFNPEILFAFKVDNKDYINTTYHCHDFIEFSYVVSGSVTYRINDKYYKIKEKTLLPFNPNVYHKESLNVGETATELHIGFRNLQIEGLPINTVISEHFEGPLEFKQFREDFHKCCLEIIEEQTACEVGHELILKSLIMKLIALFLKETNYVQNKKKINRCEFSFYDKSNIVEIILKYFDENYMDNISLDNIAKNMYLSSVYISKIFKDKTGESPINYLINLRLEKAKDLLASTELPIKAVAQSVGYKDAYYFSKLFKKYSCYSPSKYRSINS; encoded by the coding sequence GTGTGTAACGTTGGAATTTCTATTGATAAATTTAATCCTGAAATACTATTTGCATTTAAGGTTGATAATAAAGATTACATTAATACAACATATCATTGCCATGACTTTATTGAGTTTAGTTATGTTGTGTCTGGATCTGTGACATATAGAATAAATGATAAATATTATAAGATTAAGGAAAAAACTCTTCTACCTTTTAACCCCAATGTATATCACAAAGAGTCATTAAACGTGGGGGAAACAGCAACAGAACTTCATATTGGTTTCAGAAACCTTCAAATAGAAGGCCTTCCAATCAATACAGTTATAAGCGAACATTTTGAAGGGCCTCTTGAATTTAAGCAATTTAGAGAAGATTTTCATAAATGCTGTTTGGAAATAATTGAAGAACAAACTGCCTGTGAAGTAGGACATGAGCTTATTTTAAAAAGCCTTATAATGAAATTGATTGCTCTCTTTTTAAAAGAAACAAATTATGTACAAAATAAAAAGAAAATTAATCGCTGCGAATTTTCTTTTTACGATAAATCCAACATTGTGGAGATTATATTAAAATATTTTGATGAAAATTATATGGACAACATATCACTTGATAATATAGCAAAAAATATGTACCTAAGTTCAGTTTACATCTCCAAGATATTTAAAGATAAGACTGGTGAATCTCCAATAAATTATTTAATAAATCTTAGATTAGAAAAGGCAAAAGATTTGTTGGCCTCTACAGAGCTTCCTATAAAGGCTGTTGCTCAGTCTGTAGGATATAAGGATGCATATTACTTTAGCAAATTATTTAAGAAATACTCTTGTTATTCTCCAAGTAAATATAGAAGTATAAATTCATAA
- a CDS encoding aldo/keto reductase: MIYNRCGNSGLKLPAISLGLWHNFGAGDVYANSEAILKRAYELGITHFDVANNYGRPYDGSAEETLGKILKKNFSSNDRDRMVIATKAGFDMWGGGPYEFGGSKKYLISSLDQSLKRLGLDYVDIFYHHVPDSETPLEETMAALDLIVRQGKALYVGISNYNSEQTKKASEILKKLGTPCLINQVSYSMFDRHIEEDNLFETHKEEGIGTIAFVPLAQGLLTDKYIHGIPEDSRIGRNSLYLHDNDVTEEKVNKIIKLNEIAKERGQSLAQMALAWTLRGDLTSTLIGASKVKQVEDNVKAIENLSFSQEELDMIDTILR; encoded by the coding sequence ATGATATATAACAGATGTGGAAACAGTGGACTTAAGTTACCTGCAATTTCTCTAGGACTTTGGCATAATTTTGGTGCAGGTGATGTTTATGCTAATAGTGAAGCTATATTAAAGAGAGCTTATGAACTTGGAATTACGCACTTTGATGTGGCAAACAATTATGGAAGACCATATGATGGTTCAGCAGAAGAGACTCTTGGAAAAATACTAAAAAAGAATTTTAGTTCAAATGATAGAGATAGAATGGTTATAGCGACAAAAGCAGGGTTTGACATGTGGGGTGGCGGTCCTTATGAATTTGGAGGCTCAAAAAAATATTTAATCTCCAGCTTAGATCAAAGCTTAAAGCGTTTAGGACTCGACTATGTAGATATATTCTATCATCATGTTCCAGATTCAGAAACACCATTAGAAGAAACTATGGCTGCTCTTGATTTGATTGTTAGACAAGGAAAAGCTTTATATGTAGGTATTTCAAATTACAATTCAGAGCAAACAAAGAAGGCTTCTGAGATTTTGAAGAAGTTAGGAACACCTTGTCTTATAAACCAAGTCAGCTATTCAATGTTTGATAGACATATTGAAGAAGATAATCTTTTTGAAACTCATAAGGAAGAAGGAATTGGTACCATAGCCTTTGTGCCATTGGCTCAAGGATTACTTACAGATAAGTACATTCATGGAATACCTGAGGATTCAAGAATAGGAAGAAATAGCTTATATCTTCATGATAATGATGTAACAGAAGAAAAAGTAAATAAGATTATTAAGCTAAATGAAATAGCAAAAGAAAGAGGCCAAAGTCTTGCCCAAATGGCACTAGCTTGGACATTAAGAGGAGATTTAACTTCAACTTTAATAGGAGCAAGTAAGGTTAAACAAGTTGAAGATAATGTAAAGGCAATAGAAAATCTAAGTTTCTCTCAAGAAGAATTAGATATGATAGACACAATATTGAGATAG
- a CDS encoding aminoglycoside phosphotransferase family protein, with product MESLTKNYKDEETLNKLVQKAFKDVYIDKVTELTEGYFNVAYLIALSNGNEVILKIAPPSSAKVMRYEKNIMKAEVEVMRLVRKNTKVPVPEILFYDDTHSICDSDYFFMTKLDGSSYSSIKDSLTEDERKVIEFKLGQYNRKINEITNDRFGYFAQEGKQNTNWSETFYNFVSDLINDSIDIGTELPMESNNILSIVKSNLYICDDVLQPKLVHWDLWDGNVFVDNGEIVGIIDFERAIWGDPLMEYYFSNLAFSAEFNSGYNPIKLDDKAKTRRILYNIYLFLVMTIECDYRHNESGQREWAKDMLKQELDKLL from the coding sequence ATGGAGAGTTTAACTAAGAATTATAAAGATGAAGAAACTCTAAATAAATTAGTTCAAAAAGCATTTAAAGATGTATACATTGACAAAGTTACAGAATTAACAGAAGGATATTTTAATGTAGCTTATTTAATAGCTTTATCTAATGGAAACGAGGTAATATTAAAGATTGCGCCACCAAGTTCAGCCAAAGTAATGCGTTATGAAAAAAACATAATGAAAGCAGAAGTGGAGGTTATGAGATTAGTCAGAAAAAATACTAAGGTACCAGTTCCAGAAATTTTGTTCTACGATGATACTCATAGTATATGTGATTCTGATTATTTCTTTATGACTAAGCTTGATGGAAGTAGTTATTCTTCAATTAAAGATTCATTAACTGAAGATGAGAGGAAAGTTATTGAGTTTAAGTTAGGTCAGTATAATAGAAAAATAAACGAGATTACCAATGATAGATTTGGGTATTTTGCACAAGAAGGTAAGCAGAATACGAATTGGTCAGAAACCTTTTATAATTTTGTATCTGATTTGATTAATGATTCTATTGATATTGGTACTGAACTTCCTATGGAGTCCAATAACATTTTGAGTATAGTTAAATCTAACTTATATATTTGTGATGATGTGTTACAGCCTAAATTGGTACATTGGGACTTATGGGATGGAAATGTATTTGTCGATAATGGTGAAATAGTAGGTATAATTGATTTTGAAAGAGCCATCTGGGGAGATCCATTGATGGAGTATTACTTTAGCAATTTGGCTTTTAGTGCAGAATTTAATTCTGGATATAATCCTATAAAGCTAGATGATAAGGCTAAGACGAGAAGAATTCTATACAACATCTATTTGTTTTTGGTTATGACTATAGAATGTGATTATAGGCATAATGAAAGTGGACAAAGAGAATGGGCAAAGGATATGCTAAAGCAAGAATTAGATAAATTATTATAA
- a CDS encoding ABC transporter ATP-binding protein, whose product MARNKYDVDEDLEIEFSWEYTKRLLAYVKPYKKEMIITLIIMIIASIASLLSPYLVKIAMDTSIPNKDIKGLIGVCALILLTIVIGAACMVYKIKTMTYVGQSVIKNIRTDIFNHLQRLPFSYYDDKPHGKILVRVVNYVNSLSDLLSNGLINLVTDLLSIFVIIGFMLAINVKLTIVCMLGLPFLILVVGLLKKVQRRTTQIFSNKQSNLNAYIQESISGMKVTQAFTREKTNAEKFRKVSDENRSTWMTAVRYQMLLWPAIDNISVITISFVYLIGVSSIGNGITIGTLIAFVGYIWRFWNPIVNISNFYNTLIMAMAYLERIFETLDEPVDIDNLPGAYKMPNINGHVEFKDIVFKYDDDGREILKKVSFEVKPGENIALVGPTGAGKTTIINLLSRFYDVYSGEVLVDGNNVRNVTLDSLRKQMGVMLQDTFIFSGTIMDNIRYGKLDATDEEIIRAAKAVKAHDFIVTLKDGYYTEVNERGSRLSVGQRQLISFARALLADPKILILDEATSSIDTKTEEALQIGLDRLLKGRTSFVIAHRLSTIKNATRIMVINNGQIVEQGNHDELMELKGEYYELYSSQYDMIKAI is encoded by the coding sequence ATGGCAAGAAATAAATATGATGTAGATGAAGATTTAGAGATTGAATTTAGTTGGGAGTACACAAAAAGATTACTAGCTTATGTTAAGCCATATAAGAAAGAAATGATTATTACTCTTATTATTATGATCATAGCTAGTATAGCCAGCTTATTAAGCCCATACTTAGTTAAGATTGCAATGGATACAAGCATACCTAATAAGGATATAAAAGGATTAATAGGAGTATGTGCTCTGATCTTACTTACTATAGTTATAGGTGCTGCTTGCATGGTGTATAAGATTAAAACCATGACATATGTTGGACAAAGTGTAATTAAAAATATAAGAACAGATATATTTAATCATCTTCAAAGATTACCTTTTTCCTATTATGATGATAAACCACATGGAAAGATCTTAGTAAGAGTAGTTAACTACGTAAACTCATTAAGTGATTTACTATCAAACGGATTGATTAATTTAGTTACGGATTTACTTAGTATTTTTGTAATAATAGGTTTTATGCTTGCTATAAATGTTAAGTTGACTATAGTGTGTATGCTTGGTTTACCATTTCTTATTTTGGTGGTAGGTTTGCTTAAAAAGGTGCAAAGAAGAACAACTCAAATCTTTAGTAATAAGCAATCAAACTTAAATGCTTATATTCAAGAAAGCATCAGTGGTATGAAGGTTACTCAAGCTTTTACAAGAGAGAAGACCAATGCAGAGAAGTTTAGAAAAGTAAGTGATGAAAATAGAAGTACTTGGATGACAGCAGTAAGATATCAAATGCTGCTTTGGCCAGCTATTGATAATATATCAGTAATAACAATTTCTTTTGTATATCTAATAGGCGTAAGTTCTATAGGAAATGGTATAACCATAGGAACACTTATAGCATTTGTGGGTTACATCTGGAGATTCTGGAATCCTATAGTTAATATTTCAAACTTCTATAACACTTTGATAATGGCTATGGCATATCTTGAAAGAATTTTTGAAACTTTAGATGAACCAGTGGATATAGATAACTTGCCTGGTGCATATAAGATGCCAAACATAAATGGTCATGTAGAATTTAAAGATATAGTATTTAAGTATGATGACGATGGAAGAGAAATCTTAAAGAAGGTGTCTTTTGAAGTAAAGCCAGGAGAAAATATAGCCTTAGTTGGACCAACAGGAGCTGGAAAGACTACAATTATAAATTTATTAAGCAGATTTTATGATGTCTACTCTGGAGAAGTACTAGTGGATGGTAATAATGTTAGAAATGTAACCTTGGATTCTCTAAGAAAGCAAATGGGTGTAATGTTACAGGATACCTTCATATTCTCAGGAACAATAATGGACAATATAAGATATGGAAAATTAGATGCTACAGATGAAGAGATAATAAGAGCTGCAAAGGCAGTAAAAGCTCATGATTTCATTGTAACTTTGAAGGATGGATATTATACAGAGGTTAATGAAAGAGGAAGCAGACTTTCAGTTGGACAAAGACAGCTTATTTCTTTTGCAAGAGCTCTTTTAGCTGATCCTAAGATTCTCATTTTAGATGAAGCAACTTCAAGTATAGACACTAAGACAGAGGAAGCTTTACAAATAGGGCTTGATAGATTGTTAAAGGGCAGAACTTCCTTTGTAATTGCTCATAGATTATCAACTATTAAGAATGCAACAAGAATAATGGTTATAAATAATGGGCAAATTGTAGAACAAGGAAATCATGATGAACTAATGGAACTAAAAGGAGAGTATTATGAGCTTTATAGCTCTCAATATGATATGATAAAAGCAATATAA
- a CDS encoding recombinase family protein, translating into MKVWNVAIYARVSTDKQDQSESISSQIGNMKKWIVEKSRQDKENIYNIVDIYEDEGTSGSTFERDAFIRMKKDIEKARINMVITRDLSRFSRNYILAGYYLEDYFKVNNVRFVSILDNVDTDKDFDDIIPFKNILNEMYIKDCSKRVRAALTERMQRGSSIASKPPYGYKFETKMVGSQKYIYLVPRGDETTEVVRKIFELYINGFGIGKIASYLNKKGVVSPSNRNSRWTNNTIVYILKNPKYGGYMVQQRYRKVSYKCKKVIAVPKAEWIIGAEFQGIIEKDTFNYVQELIDKKRKSYRYKGGVKHLFSGVLRCAECGSRMQYRSKYLGYKCAKSQSGEKKCTAHSIKEEFLLNELKKCIKDSINNVSNIDIYYKSISNINFGSSFKKKLSSINTELSTINRRIEQLYEDKSKNILSDMNFENMLFSIQQRQEKLIEKRVGINNAILEEKSRDVDIKMRVTREIDDLIKLKNIDRNFIESFVDKIIVSENNLTKQKYIEIFFKFKK; encoded by the coding sequence ATGAAGGTATGGAATGTTGCAATATATGCAAGAGTATCAACAGACAAGCAGGATCAATCTGAATCAATTTCTTCACAAATTGGGAACATGAAAAAGTGGATTGTTGAAAAGTCAAGACAAGACAAAGAAAATATATATAACATAGTAGACATATATGAAGATGAAGGGACTTCAGGTTCAACCTTTGAAAGAGATGCATTTATAAGAATGAAAAAGGATATTGAAAAGGCTAGAATAAATATGGTGATTACAAGAGATCTTTCTCGGTTCTCAAGAAACTATATATTAGCAGGATATTACCTAGAGGACTATTTCAAAGTTAATAATGTTAGATTTGTCTCAATACTAGATAATGTAGATACAGATAAAGATTTTGATGATATAATCCCATTTAAGAATATTTTAAATGAGATGTATATAAAAGATTGTAGCAAGAGGGTAAGAGCAGCATTGACAGAAAGGATGCAAAGAGGCTCATCTATTGCTAGTAAGCCACCTTATGGATATAAGTTTGAAACAAAAATGGTGGGATCACAAAAATATATATATTTAGTACCAAGAGGAGATGAAACTACAGAGGTAGTAAGAAAGATATTTGAATTATATATAAATGGTTTTGGGATAGGCAAAATAGCATCTTACTTGAATAAAAAGGGGGTAGTTTCTCCCTCAAATAGAAATTCTAGATGGACCAATAACACCATAGTTTATATACTTAAAAATCCTAAGTATGGTGGATATATGGTCCAACAAAGATACAGAAAAGTTAGCTATAAATGTAAAAAGGTAATAGCTGTGCCTAAAGCAGAATGGATAATAGGTGCTGAGTTTCAAGGGATAATTGAAAAAGATACCTTTAATTATGTTCAGGAGTTAATAGATAAAAAGAGAAAAAGTTATAGATATAAAGGTGGAGTCAAACATCTTTTTAGTGGAGTGTTGAGATGCGCTGAATGTGGAAGTAGAATGCAATATAGAAGTAAGTATTTAGGGTACAAATGTGCAAAGTCTCAAAGTGGTGAAAAAAAGTGTACAGCACACAGCATAAAAGAGGAATTCTTACTTAATGAGCTGAAAAAATGTATAAAGGATAGTATAAATAATGTAAGCAACATAGATATTTATTATAAAAGTATAAGTAATATTAACTTTGGTAGTAGCTTTAAAAAAAAGTTATCCAGTATTAATACAGAGTTATCCACAATAAATAGAAGAATTGAACAATTATATGAGGATAAATCTAAGAACATACTGTCAGATATGAACTTTGAAAATATGTTGTTTTCCATACAGCAAAGACAGGAAAAACTCATTGAAAAAAGGGTGGGTATTAACAATGCAATCCTTGAAGAAAAAAGCAGAGATGTAGATATAAAAATGCGTGTAACAAGAGAGATAGATGATCTTATAAAACTAAAAAATATTGATCGTAATTTTATTGAATCCTTTGTGGATAAAATTATTGTTTCAGAAAATAATTTAACTAAACAAAAGTATATAGAAATATTTTTTAAATTTAAAAAATAA
- a CDS encoding ABC transporter ATP-binding protein, with translation MDRIRWIFSYINKYKFKFTFAMIIVLVCSAISMINPYLSGKLVDEVILHGKKNLLISILAMMIGITLVKSIVRYTYQMLFERISQDVIFEIRREMYDKLQELDLDYYNRTRTGDIMARMTGDMDAVRHFVSWVMYNILENATAFICAVLTMAVINIKLTLLMLLVTPFVGLSAYMMAKSSNPVFYKIREKFSRLNTVVQENISGNRVVKAFAKEDYEKVKFENENQGYMETNMELANVTKTYLPILNALANMFTIVMVLVGGILIINNELTMGELVTFNGLIWAINNPMNMVGFLINDVQRFLASSRKIKILISEETKIKNPEDGIKPERIKGSVEFKNVNFEYGYEPVLKDINFKVEQGQTVAIFGQTGAGKSTIINLIERFYDVTSGEVLIDGINIKKYDLEALRRSISISMQDVFLFSNTIEENISYGLPKMDEDKVSWAAEMADASDFIQRLSDSYETVVGERGVGLSGGQKQRITLARSIIKDPSILILDDTTSSLDVETEAMIQQNLNRVYKDTTCFIIAHRISSIKDADLILVLDDGRIVESGTHNELLKKKGHYYEVYQAQYGSYLSEEEEQREEVQ, from the coding sequence ATGGATAGAATTAGATGGATTTTTAGCTATATAAATAAGTATAAGTTCAAGTTTACTTTTGCAATGATAATAGTATTGGTTTGTTCTGCAATATCTATGATAAATCCATACTTAAGTGGAAAATTAGTTGATGAAGTAATACTTCATGGTAAGAAGAATTTATTAATCTCTATTTTGGCAATGATGATAGGGATAACACTAGTTAAATCAATAGTTAGATATACTTATCAGATGTTGTTTGAGAGAATATCTCAAGATGTAATATTTGAAATAAGAAGAGAAATGTATGATAAACTTCAGGAGCTTGATTTAGATTATTACAATAGAACTAGAACTGGAGACATAATGGCTAGAATGACTGGTGATATGGATGCAGTTAGACATTTTGTTTCTTGGGTTATGTACAATATATTAGAAAATGCTACTGCATTTATTTGTGCTGTACTAACAATGGCAGTTATTAATATTAAACTTACCTTACTTATGTTATTAGTAACTCCTTTTGTAGGATTAAGTGCATATATGATGGCTAAAAGCTCAAATCCAGTGTTTTATAAAATTAGAGAAAAGTTTTCAAGATTAAATACAGTGGTTCAAGAGAATATTAGTGGAAATAGAGTTGTAAAGGCATTTGCCAAGGAAGACTATGAAAAGGTTAAGTTTGAAAATGAAAATCAAGGATATATGGAAACTAATATGGAGTTAGCTAATGTTACTAAGACATATTTACCAATATTAAATGCCCTTGCAAATATGTTTACCATAGTTATGGTTTTGGTTGGTGGAATCCTAATTATAAATAATGAGCTGACAATGGGTGAGTTAGTAACATTTAATGGACTTATTTGGGCGATAAACAATCCAATGAATATGGTTGGATTCCTTATAAATGATGTTCAAAGATTCTTAGCATCATCAAGAAAAATAAAAATTTTAATTAGTGAAGAAACTAAAATAAAGAACCCTGAGGATGGAATTAAGCCAGAAAGAATAAAGGGCAGCGTTGAATTTAAAAATGTAAACTTTGAGTATGGCTATGAACCTGTCTTAAAGGATATTAATTTCAAGGTAGAACAGGGACAGACTGTAGCTATATTTGGACAAACAGGCGCAGGAAAATCTACAATAATCAATCTTATTGAAAGGTTTTATGATGTAACTTCAGGTGAGGTGCTAATTGATGGAATAAACATTAAGAAGTATGACCTTGAAGCTTTAAGAAGAAGCATATCAATATCAATGCAGGATGTATTTTTATTCTCAAATACTATAGAAGAGAACATTAGTTATGGTCTTCCTAAGATGGATGAAGATAAGGTGAGTTGGGCTGCTGAAATGGCAGATGCCAGTGACTTTATCCAAAGATTATCTGACTCCTATGAAACTGTAGTGGGTGAAAGAGGAGTAGGTCTTTCAGGAGGTCAAAAGCAAAGAATAACCTTAGCAAGATCTATAATAAAAGATCCATCTATATTAATTTTAGATGATACTACTTCAAGTTTAGATGTGGAAACAGAGGCTATGATTCAACAAAACTTAAATAGAGTCTATAAAGACACAACTTGCTTTATAATTGCTCATAGAATTTCATCAATAAAGGATGCAGATTTAATTTTAGTTTTAGATGATGGAAGAATAGTTGAAAGTGGAACACATAATGAATTGCTTAAGAAAAAAGGACATTACTATGAAGTGTATCAGGCACAATATGGTAGCTATCTGTCAGAGGAAGAAGAGCAACGTGAGGAGGTGCAATAA